GTGGGACGTTATGAGATACGTGCTAGTTGCCCGAATAGAGGTAATTTACCCGGTTCTCCTTGGCATATATCCTGTGTCGAATCTTCCAAGGTAACACCTGTAGGAGGTTGGGGCACTCTGTTGGATCATGAGGGTCGTTTAATTTTACCCGCCCGCATTGTATTCGATGTGGAAAATGCTGGTCCCGGTGAATTAAATTGTACTATTGATGGCATAGAGATACCAGTCGACAAACTGCCCGATGGTAAATTACGTTTGTTTATTAGTGGTGAAAATTTGGCTCCTGGGGAACATGATCTGGATTTAACCTGGAGTAATTTATCTATAGTACAATGTCCCAGAAGTGCTTTTGTTACTGGTCAACAGGCTGCTGATAAGGTGGTCCTAACAGGACGTGGTTTAGCAGCAGCACAGGCAGGAGAAGCAGCACACTTTACCATAGATGCTACAGATGCACCCGCTGGCAGACCTGAGGTTATTTTAGTGCATCAAGATAACACCTCAGTGCCGGTAAGTTTGGCTCAACCTAGACCGAATGAAGCCATTTGGTTGGCTTCGTATACCCCACAAAAATCTTCTTCCGGTTCTTTGACTTTGTCCGTGAAGTGGAATGGCCGTTTAGTAAAGGGTTGTCCTCTTACCATTGCTGTGGGTTCATCAATGGATGCTACCAAGGTTATTTGTTCGGGCGAAGGTTTACGTCATGGCATAGTGGGTAAAGATATTAAGTCTTGGATTGATACTAGACGTGCTGGTCCCGGTGAATTAACGGCCCATTGTGCTGGTCCTCGTAAGGTGGCTTATTGTGAATTGTATGATCATGGTGATGCTACATTCACATTGAACATAAAACCCCAAGAACCAGGAAGACATTTACTTACCATTAAGTATGGTGGACAAAATGTACCGGGCTCTCCGTTTGCTTTAAAGGTTGCTGGAGCTCCAGATGCAAGCAAGGTAAGGATGAcgataacattatttttataacattttttaaaaaatatatatttctaatttttcaaataataggTTCGTGTTTATGGTCCTGGCATAGAACATGGTGTTTTGGCCACATTCCAATCTCGCTTTATTTGCGATACCCGTGGTGCTGGCGCTGGCCAATTAACAGTACGTGTACGAGGCCCTAAGGGTGCCTTCCGTGTGGAAATGCAACGTGAATCCCAAAAGGATAGAACCATACTATGCAAGGTTTGTCTTACTGAAATGTCCTTTATTCATTTTCGTTTAATATAACGTCTCAATCAACAGTTCGATCCCACGGAACCTGGTGACTATAGAGTGGAGGTTAAATGGGCTGGTGAATTTGTACCCGGATCACCATTCCCCGTTATGATTTTCGATACCGAAGAGGAGTTGCGAAGGTTTTTACAGGGCATATGAGGTCAAAGTAGCATTAGCACCATAATATTGCCAAGCCCTGCCCTTAGTCCCACGCTTATGCAACAGCATCAGCATCATCTTCATCACCACCATcaccatcatcaacaacaacatcaacagcagcagcatttAGCCCACCAGCCAACAGCAACCACAACAATTATGCCACTATTTTCACATCATCAACAAGGAACACTTTTGCGACTGTCACCGCTCTATATAAACAGTAGCGGCGGTTTGGGTAGCGGTCTGGGTTGTTCGAATCGCAGTCGTACGCCCAGTCATCAGTACATAAGTAATCCCGAATTGACCTTTGACATTGGTTCACGTACATGCTTGAGTCGTAGTCGTTGTAGACAAGAATCAACATGTCGTATACTTTGACATTTATTCTTCTTACAGATCAATTACTATCAtttgttaatgtttaatttattacagttttctttttctacATTGTACTTAATTAATACTAATAATTATTTTGCCTATTAACAACGAAttctgagaaaaaaaaaactcttatataaataacaaaaattttatatgatctTTCTAAAGATCACTGTTTCTTAAACGAACGATGCAataattttactcttttttttcaaaatgctttaatttttacaaaaagtttataaattacgCAATTATAagttagaaattaatttaagttgtaatttctatatatttttataaacaattaatatttgTAACTAACTTTAGTGTTTAGTAAAGTATcgaaataattaaattcaatttttttgaaacatgtTTATTATTGCACTTGTAGTTgcaataatttagaaaattatgtttattctggaaataaatttttcagttttttttttctgcaaaaaagtGCAGttcaatttaacaatttataactaaataaaatattttataaaaaaatgttttgttgttttttacttatattcaAAACTGCTCAGGGAAAACTCTCCAAATGAGAAGAATGTTGCACTTTAGGTTTGCTattccagcaaaaactcggtaatgggttgtactttcATAAccccttacttttcaatgactatttacTTGCCGTCTGCATTACCTAGAAGTACTCGAGTAATGACATTCTTTCGTGTtaagaattgtttttttataaaaacgaaaacCAGACTAACTTTGTATCTAAAAACCTTTATTTGATgagcaataaaatagctaagcagtgGTGCAGTGTTGAATAGAACTAATAAACCCAAGTCCCTGATTCGTATTGTCACTGGCtcctttttataattaaaaacaaagaaacttaCTCTACAACTTTTTTGTAGAGAGGAGATTTCTTGTCTTATTCTCATCAGGGCTATCTCATAGGGTCTTTGTGATTCTAACCACCTATTTATTATTCTAAGCGGCCTTATGAATATATATCTCGCCgattttttaattcagcttttgttgcgtcgaatagtTTTGCGTTTGTCTGATTAACTACCTCGAGCTTACATTCCTTTAAAGTTGTTACATTCGACATTATGTTGACGACTACTCCCaagtggcctggtacccatatgatgtaaaccttacctctggaagattattcagttaaagctttcttagaattcaatacggtcttagatttagtctTATCACTTCGCTTTTTTTCTGTCTGTCGATAAATATATTAAgggctgtgggcgccatatttattctaatccaattaaCATATTTCATTATTGATCGGACTTCTGCCAGGAAgtttgtgttatgattaggtaaacggtggtatatttatGGGTCTACAATATAGAAACCAAAGCCCACTTTATCAGCCAACtaagagccatccgtgtaacaaacGATTCCTGCTTTGACATTATATATGGTATCAGCGTTTTTATCTGGGATCAGCCTTTCTTCAATATATAACCCCAGGCCCACTTTATGCCACCAACTTAAAGCCCTCCGTCTTACAACGGATTCCTGGTGGTATTTGCTCTAGTTTTCGCTTGACctagacattctatctgggatcagcgtttcaaagtttcccaCATATTCTGTGTGTAgtatgcgatcaggcacgtTCGATGTATCCTGTATACATTGATGATGAGTCCTATAcgcgcttttggccagttcgtctaaagtaaagagccgttcgagAAATATACTCCACAAATTATTTGACATTACAAGCATCATGAGAAGTAAACCACAAGCAACAAGATATCGTACTATAGTCATGTCCTTTATAGAGCACTAGGAAGCGAGAGGGAATAATCACATTTAAATTGTGTTCAAAATAGTTGATAGGATTTTGATTTTAGACTTTGGACTAACAAGTTCGACAATTAGCTTAAAACCGATAAACTCTTTGAGGTGTGTGTAGTATTTATTGATGGATTCAAGATGGATAATGGCAATGGTACCAGTTTTTCATGACTGAGCTAAATAATCCTTCAGATTTGTAGACATCTTAAGCAGTTTTAAAAGTGATTTTAGACTTCGGGCTAACAAGTGCGAAAGAGTTTTTGAAAAGAGACGATTGGTTTAAAACCTATAAACTGTTTAAGGAGTGTGCAGTACTTATTGTTGAATTCAAGATTGATAATGGATACAACTCTTACAAATCACAATGTTCAAATAGGTAGATTAGAATTCTTTTCGAGATCGGAATCCTTTGGCCCTGAATCTTGTTTTATTCCCCTCCCTTTATGTCCATATATTCCATATCTCTCTATCATAAACTTAATTAAGGCAATCACGATATACTATAGCTCTTAACGAGTGGAGTTTTGTCTTACGATTCATAAAATTTCtgaatctaaaattaaaattttccggAACCCAATCATttgaaagtaattaaaaagaCTTTAAAAGAATCGTAGCTCAAGAAccacttttaaaacttttctaaaaacgATTTACGTTCATTAAAACTTTCAGAAAAATACTTCAATGGAACGAGTGTTAGCTTCATTACACTTTTACATTACCGAGTCCCAAGGCGacaatttatatcaaatatCATAAGTCTTAACTTAGTACTAGAAAATGTATAATCATAAGCAAGTCTTGTGAAAGCGTTATGATGTTATCATACGTTCTATATAACAGATCTGAAAGCAGTTTCATTATCAATGATTTAAACAGCGCCAAAGATCTAGTTCCTTCAAAACTCCTTAGAAGTTCTTTTGAATCACAGCAATGTTTCAGAGAACGACTTCTAGAACTAATGACTAA
The window above is part of the Lucilia cuprina isolate Lc7/37 chromosome 6, ASM2204524v1, whole genome shotgun sequence genome. Proteins encoded here:
- the LOC124420647 gene encoding homeobox protein MOX-2-like; translation: MQQHQHHLHHHHHHHQQQHQQQQHLAHQPTATTTIMPLFSHHQQGTLLRLSPLYINSSGGLGSGLGCSNRSRTPSHQYISNPELTFDIGSRTCLSRSRCRQESTCRIL